Proteins co-encoded in one Alcanivorax sp. genomic window:
- a CDS encoding lipoprotein insertase outer membrane protein LolB, translated as MSRVILSFGKVYLLALFLVLQGCSSLKESSYVPKSPEGMSEWRVEGKLELFADDEKSKSYFYYLQIDENYELGLLMDERVGDPQATIRGNVFEPGSESVDVTGGADAVAVAEHLRASISAGNLSYWLRGLPATESAEIYKDGNYQLDRIEEAGWDIRFRDYMSLQGNYRLPSDIKLEGDDKGLILKMVRGDTGYLAHPCEQGVSDEQVAATNDPARDSDVVAQLVPRDGSAPLPRWINEVDFCRQLAKIHNDKLPNPREGLYGPDSMMWKVTGLALPSGFGAGRALLLQVAHPWVTAGIDEHSVVRDDPLGRARRTFYHISNMVYGSTSQAMTSANQVRDIHEEIEGHVTEQAGAFDRGSEYRANEINAMIWVHATLWETSMHMYEEMIGTLSQEEKDQYYEETKLFAMLFGIPESALPKDWNEFMAYNEAMWDSPQLTVTNNALQLKKDLFDAKSIWMIFPLWGQEIITSAELPPRIRDQYNMKYGLWQKLNYGWMRAGAWTMAVLLPKSMERHAIYREAEARLEGKRLGGYNQWLIEAFFDKERIVN; from the coding sequence ATGAGCCGCGTTATCCTTTCTTTCGGCAAGGTGTATTTGCTTGCCCTGTTCCTGGTCCTGCAAGGTTGTTCGTCACTCAAGGAATCCAGCTATGTGCCCAAATCTCCAGAGGGGATGAGCGAATGGCGCGTAGAAGGAAAGCTTGAACTGTTTGCTGATGATGAGAAAAGCAAGAGCTACTTCTATTACCTGCAGATAGACGAAAACTATGAGCTTGGATTGCTTATGGATGAGCGTGTGGGCGATCCCCAGGCGACCATCCGTGGCAATGTGTTTGAGCCTGGCAGCGAAAGCGTTGATGTCACAGGTGGCGCGGATGCGGTAGCCGTTGCTGAGCATCTACGTGCCAGTATCAGCGCGGGCAATCTTTCTTACTGGTTGCGGGGCTTGCCCGCCACTGAGTCCGCGGAGATTTACAAGGATGGTAATTACCAGCTTGACCGGATTGAAGAGGCCGGTTGGGATATTCGCTTCCGTGACTACATGTCGTTGCAAGGCAACTATCGGCTGCCGTCTGACATCAAACTGGAAGGTGATGACAAGGGACTGATCCTGAAGATGGTGCGGGGGGATACCGGTTATCTGGCACACCCCTGTGAACAGGGTGTCAGCGATGAACAGGTTGCGGCCACCAATGACCCTGCCCGTGACAGTGATGTGGTTGCCCAGCTGGTGCCCCGTGATGGCAGTGCGCCGCTGCCGCGCTGGATCAACGAGGTGGACTTCTGTCGTCAGCTGGCAAAGATCCATAACGACAAGCTGCCCAACCCCCGTGAAGGGCTATATGGTCCGGATTCCATGATGTGGAAAGTCACTGGCCTGGCATTGCCTTCCGGCTTTGGTGCTGGCCGTGCACTGCTGCTGCAGGTGGCGCACCCCTGGGTCACCGCCGGCATCGACGAGCATTCGGTGGTGCGTGATGATCCGCTGGGCCGTGCCCGCAGGACCTTCTACCATATTTCCAACATGGTCTATGGCAGCACCTCCCAGGCCATGACGTCGGCTAATCAGGTCCGTGATATTCATGAAGAAATTGAAGGTCACGTGACTGAGCAAGCCGGCGCGTTTGATCGTGGCTCCGAATATCGTGCCAACGAAATCAACGCCATGATCTGGGTGCATGCAACGCTCTGGGAAACCAGCATGCACATGTACGAAGAGATGATTGGCACGTTGAGCCAGGAAGAAAAAGATCAGTACTACGAGGAAACCAAGCTGTTCGCCATGCTGTTCGGGATTCCGGAGAGCGCACTGCCCAAGGACTGGAACGAGTTCATGGCCTATAACGAAGCCATGTGGGACAGCCCCCAGTTGACGGTGACCAACAATGCGCTGCAGCTGAAAAAGGATCTCTTCGATGCCAAGTCAATCTGGATGATCTTTCCGCTGTGGGGGCAGGAAATTATCACCTCAGCGGAGCTGCCGCCGCGTATTCGTGATCAGTACAACATGAAGTATGGCCTATGGCAGAAGCTGAATTATGGTTGGATGCGCGCCGGTGCCTGGACCATGGCGGTACTGTTGCCCAAGAGCATGGAGCGCCATGCGATCTATCGTGAGGCTGAAGCAAGGCTGGAAGGTAAGCGCCTGGGCGGTTACAACCAGTGGCTGATTGAAGCCTTCTTCGACAAGGAACGGATCGTTAACTGA
- a CDS encoding OmpA family protein: MNATLKVIAASSLLLAPFATANENVPDRYGYIGGHASFYTFYDNRVIGKTVNGLEDVAFYGGQIGWRFHPNWSVQGWYETVEGDAESKYVDSGLRLDMTNYFASGRYHLNNHGLLGFEPYVGLNVGEQIIESINSPNSDKNDELMAGLELGLQLAFFKHLVLDLGTRHAYSLDREFWEGQVYAGINLAFGISNDDESQSSDEDAVTNPEDVIVLDADNDGVNDDVDQCAGTASGAVVDETGCEVDDASGQVQQAGSLYFPFDSDRVQGEFDEQVRTAAERMKAGEKASIRVEGHTDDTGDESYNQSLSERRAESVRDKLVTDLGVDGESISTQGFGESRPVGDNNTPEGRARNRRADVIVEPQE; this comes from the coding sequence GTGAACGCAACCCTCAAGGTGATTGCAGCTTCTTCCCTGTTGTTGGCTCCCTTTGCTACGGCCAATGAAAATGTCCCTGACCGTTATGGTTACATTGGTGGTCATGCCAGTTTTTATACCTTTTACGACAATCGGGTCATAGGTAAGACGGTTAACGGCCTTGAGGATGTGGCCTTCTACGGTGGCCAAATCGGTTGGCGCTTTCATCCCAACTGGTCTGTACAAGGCTGGTACGAAACCGTAGAGGGGGATGCAGAGAGCAAATACGTAGACTCAGGTCTGCGCCTTGATATGACCAACTATTTTGCCAGTGGTCGCTACCATCTGAACAACCACGGCTTGCTGGGTTTTGAGCCCTATGTGGGGCTCAACGTGGGTGAGCAGATCATCGAGAGTATTAACAGCCCGAACAGTGACAAGAATGATGAGTTGATGGCAGGTCTGGAGCTCGGTCTCCAGCTTGCCTTTTTCAAGCATCTGGTGCTGGACCTGGGTACCCGTCATGCCTACAGCCTCGATCGTGAATTTTGGGAAGGGCAGGTGTACGCCGGCATCAACCTGGCGTTCGGTATCAGCAATGATGATGAGTCGCAAAGCAGTGATGAGGATGCGGTAACCAATCCGGAAGATGTAATTGTGCTGGATGCCGACAACGATGGCGTCAATGATGACGTAGACCAGTGTGCAGGCACTGCATCGGGCGCGGTTGTTGATGAGACAGGTTGTGAAGTCGATGATGCTTCCGGGCAGGTGCAGCAAGCCGGTAGCCTTTACTTCCCGTTCGACAGTGACCGGGTGCAAGGTGAGTTTGATGAGCAGGTGCGCACGGCGGCGGAACGCATGAAGGCGGGTGAAAAAGCCTCCATTCGCGTGGAAGGTCATACTGATGATACTGGCGATGAATCCTACAACCAAAGCCTGTCGGAGCGTCGTGCGGAATCTGTGCGCGATAAGCTGGTGACGGATTTGGGCGTGGACGGGGAGAGTATCTCCACCCAGGGATTCGGGGAATCTCGGCCTGTGGGTGACAACAACACCCCTGAAGGTCGTGCCCGGAATCGCCGCGCAGATGTGATTGTGGAGCCGCAGGAGTAA
- a CDS encoding ion transporter — MSTELTRSSSTLEQLRRIESSKLFQGAVIAIIILSALTIGANTYNLPPLFTDTLAVLDNAITIFFLVEILFRFGVHADKKRFLLDGWNLFDTLVVIGSLIPMDNAEVVLLGRLLRVFRVLRLVSVVPELRFLINSLIKAIPRMGYIALLMFIIFYIYAAMGSMFFSGVDETLWGDVAISMLTLFRVATFEDWTDVMYATMESYPLSWLYYLSFIFLTAFVFLNMMIGAILEVMSEEQNAKQAEEAHGERERMSRQLTDIQAELAELTRLVQSSKK; from the coding sequence ATGTCCACCGAACTGACTCGCTCCTCATCCACACTGGAGCAGCTGCGCCGCATCGAATCCAGCAAACTGTTCCAGGGCGCAGTGATCGCCATCATCATCCTTTCCGCGCTGACCATTGGCGCCAACACCTATAACCTGCCGCCCCTGTTCACCGACACCCTGGCCGTGCTCGATAACGCCATCACGATCTTCTTCCTGGTGGAAATCCTGTTCCGGTTTGGCGTCCACGCGGACAAGAAGCGCTTCCTTCTGGATGGCTGGAACCTGTTTGATACCCTGGTGGTGATTGGCAGCCTGATACCCATGGACAATGCCGAAGTGGTGCTTCTGGGCCGATTGTTGCGCGTATTCCGGGTATTGCGGCTGGTATCGGTGGTGCCGGAACTGCGCTTCCTGATCAACTCCCTGATCAAGGCGATTCCCCGCATGGGTTACATCGCCCTGCTCATGTTCATCATCTTCTATATCTACGCGGCCATGGGCTCCATGTTCTTCTCCGGTGTCGATGAAACCCTGTGGGGCGATGTGGCCATTTCCATGCTCACCCTTTTCCGGGTGGCGACCTTTGAAGACTGGACCGACGTGATGTACGCCACCATGGAAAGCTATCCATTAAGCTGGCTGTACTACCTCAGCTTTATTTTCCTCACCGCCTTCGTATTCCTGAACATGATGATCGGTGCCATCCTGGAAGTCATGAGCGAGGAACAGAACGCCAAACAGGCAGAGGAAGCCCATGGCGAAAGGGAAAGAATGAGCCGTCAGCTGACAGACATTCAGGCGGAACTGGCCGAGCTCACCAGGCTGGTTCAGTCCAGCAAAAAGTGA
- a CDS encoding IS110 family transposase produces the protein MHFVGIDVSKKSLDTLWLRQANPRKVKTRVFQNRRGKEHEVAQWLLKQTGAEPSEIHVVLEATCIYHENLTYALHEAGLQVYVANPARTRDFAKSEGFSSKTDKLDSLCLALYVKEKHERLHKWQPEAPEIRQLRALGARLEALEKDRQREENRLEKAEFNQSSERVIASIQDMIATLNEEIRKLKKDIDDHIDGHPELKQDRSLLESITAVGDVMSRELLSLIHSRDFRSAKQCAAFLGITPVHNESGDSRKPTKIRKGGRANVRGKLFMAAVTACTHNPDIRALRRRMEDRGKTGKVIVVAAMRKLVQIAYGVIKHQKKYTPQVA, from the coding sequence ATGCACTTCGTTGGAATTGATGTCAGCAAAAAGAGCCTCGATACACTTTGGCTGCGCCAGGCCAATCCCCGGAAGGTAAAAACACGGGTTTTCCAGAATCGGCGCGGGAAGGAGCACGAGGTTGCGCAGTGGCTGCTCAAGCAGACCGGTGCTGAGCCGTCCGAGATTCATGTGGTGCTGGAAGCCACCTGTATTTATCACGAGAACCTGACCTACGCACTCCATGAAGCTGGGTTGCAGGTGTATGTGGCCAATCCGGCGCGCACCAGGGACTTCGCCAAGAGTGAAGGGTTCTCAAGCAAGACAGACAAGCTCGACTCGCTGTGCCTGGCTCTCTACGTGAAAGAGAAGCATGAGCGACTACATAAATGGCAGCCGGAAGCGCCAGAGATCAGGCAGTTACGAGCGCTTGGTGCTCGTCTGGAGGCCTTGGAGAAAGACCGTCAGCGGGAAGAAAACCGGCTTGAGAAAGCGGAATTCAACCAGTCAAGCGAGCGAGTCATTGCCTCTATACAGGACATGATCGCGACACTGAATGAGGAGATCCGCAAGCTCAAAAAGGACATCGATGACCACATTGATGGCCATCCTGAACTGAAACAGGACCGCTCACTGCTGGAGAGCATCACTGCGGTAGGCGATGTGATGTCCCGAGAGCTGCTGTCGCTAATACACAGTCGGGACTTCCGGTCAGCCAAGCAATGTGCCGCCTTCCTGGGCATTACGCCGGTGCACAATGAATCCGGCGACTCCAGAAAGCCGACAAAGATCCGCAAAGGTGGCCGCGCCAACGTACGGGGAAAATTGTTCATGGCAGCAGTCACAGCATGCACCCACAACCCCGATATCCGGGCACTGAGACGGCGCATGGAAGACAGGGGGAAGACAGGTAAAGTGATTGTGGTGGCAGCAATGCGCAAGCTGGTGCAAATCGCCTATGGGGTAATCAAGCACCAAAAGAAATATACCCCACAAGTCGCATAG
- the recD gene encoding exodeoxyribonuclease V subunit alpha codes for MQSDLFSALNWEDALERLRDGGLLRDLDVAIARFLQQQCSDASYEVLLLAAFTSNQQASGHLCLDFENDALSTQLWGTSPPAELTQLLPGTPAQWRKALQQSPLVSDDGSTPLVLDNHRLYLRRSWSQERSVANAIATRLATPSGLSAQQLQGPLQALFPDSDNNTNWQQVACALASRAGIGIITGGPGTGKTTTVVKLLGLLQSLAVGNQQRLRIRLAAPTGKAAARLTESIGDQVAALPVSDAVRDSIPTDVTTLHRLLGTRPDSRHFRHHAHNPLHADLVVVDEASMIDMDMMASLLSALPAHAQLILLGDKDQLASVEAGAVMGDLCRYAFEGRYQADTLDFVAQSCGADIRDFREVPDQPGTALAQSTAMLRTNWRSKDSPGIGALATAINRADLSKSRAAFLDYPESLNRRRLQSDNTQLETLLLEGSAGHQGLRSLFLAVENPPEANPERDQWAASLLKQLTHQQLLSGLRSGPFGVEQLNQRITHYLQQQGLAPEREWYAGRPVMMTRNDYQLGLMNGDVGLTLPGETDDSGLRPLRVAFQLPDGRIKWVLPSRLDGVETVYAMTVHKSQGSEFRHTLLVLPDAPHPLLTRELVYTAVTRARETFTLLEFGKPGVWDSAVKKATWRASGLADRLAHQHQ; via the coding sequence ATGCAATCTGATCTATTCTCCGCCCTCAATTGGGAAGATGCCCTGGAGCGGCTACGCGACGGCGGACTGTTACGGGATCTGGATGTGGCCATTGCCCGCTTTCTGCAACAACAGTGCAGCGATGCCAGTTATGAAGTGCTGTTACTGGCGGCCTTTACCAGCAACCAGCAGGCCAGTGGTCATCTCTGTCTGGATTTTGAAAATGACGCCCTGAGTACCCAGCTGTGGGGCACGTCACCGCCTGCGGAACTGACGCAGTTACTCCCGGGGACACCCGCCCAATGGCGCAAGGCCTTGCAGCAAAGCCCGCTGGTCAGCGACGACGGCAGCACACCACTGGTGCTGGATAACCATCGACTTTATTTGCGCCGTAGCTGGTCACAGGAACGGTCGGTCGCCAACGCCATTGCAACGCGGCTGGCAACGCCTTCCGGACTGTCTGCACAACAACTGCAGGGCCCGTTGCAGGCGCTATTCCCTGACAGTGATAACAACACCAACTGGCAACAGGTGGCCTGCGCGCTGGCCAGCCGCGCTGGTATCGGCATCATTACCGGCGGCCCGGGGACCGGCAAGACCACCACAGTGGTAAAACTGCTGGGCCTGTTGCAAAGCCTGGCCGTGGGAAACCAACAGCGCCTGCGCATTCGTCTCGCCGCCCCCACCGGCAAAGCCGCCGCGCGGCTCACCGAATCCATTGGCGACCAGGTAGCCGCCCTGCCGGTCTCTGATGCGGTTCGCGACAGCATTCCCACCGACGTGACCACCCTGCACCGCCTGCTGGGCACCCGGCCGGATTCGCGGCACTTCCGTCATCACGCCCACAATCCCCTGCACGCGGATCTGGTAGTCGTGGACGAAGCCAGCATGATCGACATGGACATGATGGCCAGCCTGCTGTCAGCCCTGCCCGCCCATGCGCAACTGATCCTGCTGGGCGACAAGGACCAGCTGGCCAGCGTGGAAGCCGGCGCAGTCATGGGCGATTTGTGCCGCTATGCCTTTGAAGGCCGTTATCAAGCCGATACCCTGGACTTCGTTGCTCAGAGTTGTGGCGCCGATATCCGTGACTTCCGTGAAGTGCCCGACCAGCCCGGCACGGCGCTGGCACAGTCCACAGCCATGCTACGTACCAACTGGCGCTCTAAGGACAGCCCCGGCATCGGCGCCCTGGCTACCGCCATCAACCGGGCAGACCTGAGCAAGTCACGGGCGGCGTTTCTGGATTACCCGGAGAGCCTCAACCGCCGCCGACTGCAGAGCGACAACACACAGTTGGAAACCCTGTTGCTGGAAGGCAGCGCCGGCCACCAGGGTTTGCGCAGTCTTTTTTTGGCCGTCGAGAATCCGCCGGAGGCGAACCCTGAACGGGATCAATGGGCGGCATCGCTACTGAAACAACTCACCCACCAGCAATTGCTCAGTGGCCTGCGCAGCGGCCCTTTTGGGGTGGAGCAGCTCAACCAGCGCATCACCCACTACCTGCAACAACAGGGGCTGGCCCCAGAGCGGGAATGGTATGCGGGTCGCCCGGTGATGATGACACGCAATGATTACCAGCTGGGACTCATGAACGGCGATGTGGGGCTAACCCTGCCCGGAGAAACGGATGACAGTGGCCTCCGCCCCTTGCGGGTCGCTTTCCAGTTGCCGGATGGCCGCATCAAGTGGGTACTCCCCTCAAGGCTGGACGGGGTGGAAACCGTGTACGCCATGACGGTACACAAGTCCCAGGGCTCGGAGTTCCGCCACACCCTGCTGGTACTCCCCGATGCACCCCACCCCCTGCTTACCCGGGAGCTGGTGTATACCGCGGTCACTCGGGCGCGGGAAACCTTCACCCTGCTGGAATTCGGCAAGCCCGGGGTATGGGACAGCGCAGTGAAGAAAGCCACCTGGCGCGCCTCCGGCCTGGCAGACCGGCTGGCACACCAGCATCAATAA
- the recB gene encoding exodeoxyribonuclease V subunit beta: protein MSHNDGRQDPPLPITFPLHGTRLIEASAGTGKTFTLAALYLRLVLGHGDDRAFHRPLLPPDILVVTFTEAATEELRERIRDRLADAARTFADPDATASDPVLSQLLADYAEPQARKQCAQRLDAAAQWMDEAAIYTIHGFCNRMLKQHAFDSGSLFSLELQEDASDEQLQAARDYWRNIINNFPVSAANQLQSEGLGNPDALLKEARPLLGLKEADPANLPDSVKKWLTQTDPQAELDRLARQQLADALPDFLHWVRDAQENKWLNGNSYRAKSVPGMLKLLKRYAKGEGLRDKDYDVLFKFSEDGMKLTKAGQEHRPDFLFCKTLDRVLMGRENTRLPRTDLLAHVAAWIDRRVDQVRRQTATLGFDDMLTRLRDALEGPNGERLAAVIREQFPVALIDEFQDTDPVQYGIFSALYGNQPEIGWFMIGDPKQAIYAFRGADVFTYLKARTATKGNHYTLKKNFRSAHAMVAAVNELFTYSDQTFGDVFRMAKTGSPFPFDPVEAQGRKEQLEVDGQVKAGITLWVEDRDRAVSAGQYRQQQAERCATEITHLLNGAEKGDTGFRKGEQFRPLQPNDIAILVRDRTEAKAIRDALMERAVRSVYLSDQDSVFAQPEAIDLLLILHACANPESDSKVRSALASASLDMAYTELDAINQDEVRWERMVEQFHGYRHQWQQQGVLPMLRNLLMDFHVPVRLSQSLDGERALTNLLHLSELLQQMATQLDGEQALIRYLEETLEQQSNSSKESILRLESDDDRVKVITIHKSKGLEYPLVYLPFICSFRPADKSKPPLRFHDDDRLHVSLEPDVEDERKADEERLAEDMRLLYVALTRACHTCTLGIAPYVKGNGKTNQLEKSAIGRLLFGDGVENEKLTEKLTPVISDAVSVIAPPESHDAPYQPATQNVTLKPVQVPPRHQRQPWWIASYSALKHVQETLAPADPRSDQLAEQPDQDSMPEQEPLPGSIHAFPRGAAPGTLLHDFLELAANQDFVATLASPAPFEQVVAEKLQARGWQDHGAVINNWWKTALQTPLPLAADQVALSEMATYVAEMEFMLPANQVSVAALDQAIRDAIHPDLPRPRLEADTLNGMLKGFIDLVFEHRGKYYVLDYKSNWLGVDDSAYTARAMTRAILDKRYEVQYVLYLLALHRLLKNRLGEGYNPEQHLGGAVYVFLRGMQGPAAGTVFDRPATELIERLDAMFGGEG from the coding sequence ATGAGCCATAACGACGGACGTCAGGACCCACCGCTACCGATCACTTTCCCTCTGCATGGCACCCGGTTGATCGAAGCCAGCGCCGGTACCGGCAAGACCTTTACCCTGGCAGCGCTTTATCTGCGCCTGGTGCTGGGCCATGGTGACGACCGGGCCTTCCACCGCCCGCTGCTGCCACCGGACATCCTGGTGGTGACCTTTACCGAAGCCGCCACGGAAGAACTGCGCGAACGGATTCGGGACCGCCTGGCCGATGCCGCCCGGACCTTTGCCGACCCGGACGCCACTGCCAGCGACCCGGTGCTGTCACAACTGCTGGCCGACTACGCCGAGCCGCAGGCGCGCAAGCAATGCGCCCAGCGACTGGATGCCGCAGCCCAGTGGATGGATGAAGCAGCCATCTACACCATCCACGGTTTCTGTAACCGCATGCTCAAACAGCATGCGTTTGATTCCGGCAGCCTGTTCAGTCTGGAACTGCAGGAAGATGCCAGCGATGAACAACTGCAGGCGGCACGGGATTACTGGCGCAACATCATCAACAACTTCCCGGTGAGTGCCGCCAACCAGTTGCAAAGCGAAGGCCTGGGCAACCCGGATGCCTTGCTCAAGGAAGCCCGCCCTCTGCTGGGGCTCAAGGAAGCCGATCCGGCGAACCTGCCAGACAGTGTGAAAAAATGGCTGACGCAAACCGATCCCCAGGCCGAGCTGGACCGGCTGGCCCGTCAGCAACTGGCCGACGCCTTGCCGGACTTCCTTCACTGGGTACGTGACGCCCAGGAGAACAAGTGGCTGAACGGCAACAGCTATCGGGCGAAAAGTGTGCCCGGCATGCTCAAGCTTCTGAAGCGCTACGCCAAGGGAGAAGGCCTGCGCGACAAGGATTACGACGTCCTCTTCAAGTTCTCTGAAGACGGCATGAAGCTGACCAAGGCGGGTCAGGAACACCGTCCGGACTTCCTGTTCTGCAAAACTCTAGATCGGGTCCTGATGGGTCGCGAAAACACCCGCCTGCCACGCACGGACCTGCTGGCCCATGTGGCTGCCTGGATTGACCGGCGCGTGGATCAAGTACGCCGCCAGACCGCCACGCTGGGCTTCGATGACATGCTCACCCGCCTGCGCGATGCCCTGGAAGGGCCCAACGGCGAGAGGCTGGCCGCGGTGATTCGTGAGCAATTCCCGGTGGCGCTGATCGACGAATTTCAGGATACCGATCCGGTCCAGTACGGAATTTTTTCTGCACTCTATGGCAATCAGCCGGAGATCGGCTGGTTCATGATCGGCGACCCCAAACAGGCCATCTATGCTTTCCGCGGCGCGGATGTATTCACCTACCTGAAAGCCCGCACGGCCACCAAAGGCAACCACTACACCCTGAAAAAGAACTTCCGTTCTGCCCATGCCATGGTCGCCGCTGTGAACGAATTGTTCACTTACAGCGACCAGACGTTTGGTGATGTCTTCCGCATGGCCAAAACCGGCAGCCCCTTCCCGTTCGACCCGGTGGAAGCCCAGGGTCGCAAGGAACAACTGGAAGTAGATGGGCAGGTCAAAGCTGGCATTACCCTGTGGGTGGAAGACCGCGACAGGGCGGTGAGTGCGGGTCAGTACCGCCAGCAACAGGCGGAACGTTGCGCCACCGAAATCACCCACCTGCTCAACGGCGCGGAAAAAGGCGACACCGGTTTCCGCAAAGGCGAACAGTTTCGGCCCCTGCAGCCCAACGACATTGCCATTCTGGTACGAGACCGCACCGAAGCCAAAGCCATTCGCGATGCGCTGATGGAACGTGCGGTGCGCAGCGTGTATCTGTCTGACCAGGATTCCGTGTTTGCCCAGCCGGAAGCGATCGACCTGCTGCTGATCCTGCACGCCTGCGCCAACCCGGAATCGGACAGCAAGGTGCGCAGTGCCCTGGCCAGTGCGTCACTGGATATGGCCTACACGGAACTGGATGCCATCAATCAGGATGAGGTGCGCTGGGAACGCATGGTGGAACAGTTCCATGGCTATCGCCACCAGTGGCAACAGCAGGGTGTATTGCCCATGCTGCGCAACCTGCTGATGGATTTTCATGTGCCGGTGCGTCTCAGTCAGAGCCTGGACGGTGAGCGGGCATTGACCAACCTGCTGCACCTGTCTGAATTGCTCCAGCAGATGGCCACCCAACTGGATGGCGAGCAAGCCCTGATTCGCTATCTGGAAGAAACCCTCGAACAACAGAGCAACAGCAGCAAGGAAAGCATCCTGCGGCTGGAAAGTGATGATGACAGGGTCAAGGTGATCACCATCCACAAATCCAAGGGGCTGGAATACCCGCTGGTGTATCTGCCCTTTATTTGCAGCTTCCGCCCCGCCGACAAGAGCAAGCCGCCGCTGCGTTTCCATGATGATGACCGGCTGCATGTGTCACTGGAGCCGGATGTGGAAGACGAGCGCAAGGCTGACGAAGAGCGCCTGGCGGAAGACATGCGCCTGCTCTATGTGGCACTCACCCGGGCCTGCCATACCTGCACCCTGGGCATTGCCCCCTACGTGAAAGGTAACGGAAAAACCAACCAGCTGGAGAAGAGTGCCATAGGCCGCCTGCTGTTTGGTGACGGTGTGGAAAATGAAAAGCTCACCGAAAAACTGACACCGGTAATCAGCGACGCGGTAAGCGTGATCGCACCACCGGAGAGCCATGATGCCCCGTATCAACCGGCTACACAGAATGTGACCCTCAAACCGGTACAAGTGCCCCCCCGACATCAACGCCAGCCCTGGTGGATTGCCAGCTACAGTGCCCTCAAGCATGTGCAGGAAACCCTGGCCCCGGCGGACCCGCGCAGCGACCAGTTGGCCGAGCAACCGGATCAGGACAGCATGCCGGAACAGGAGCCTCTGCCGGGTAGCATCCACGCCTTTCCCCGCGGCGCAGCACCCGGCACCCTGCTGCATGATTTCCTCGAGCTGGCAGCGAACCAGGACTTTGTTGCGACCCTGGCGTCCCCAGCGCCCTTCGAACAGGTTGTGGCAGAAAAACTCCAGGCCCGCGGATGGCAAGATCACGGGGCGGTGATCAATAACTGGTGGAAAACCGCCCTGCAAACCCCGTTACCGCTGGCCGCTGATCAGGTGGCGCTGAGCGAGATGGCCACCTATGTGGCAGAGATGGAATTCATGTTGCCCGCCAACCAGGTGAGCGTGGCGGCTCTGGACCAGGCTATCCGCGATGCCATCCACCCGGATCTGCCCCGCCCGCGACTGGAGGCCGACACCCTCAACGGCATGCTCAAGGGCTTTATCGATCTGGTGTTCGAACACCGCGGCAAGTACTACGTGCTCGACTACAAATCCAACTGGCTGGGCGTGGATGACAGCGCCTACACCGCCCGCGCCATGACCCGTGCCATTCTCGACAAGCGTTACGAGGTGCAGTACGTGCTTTACCTGCTGGCTCTCCATCGTCTTCTCAAGAACCGCCTTGGCGAAGGCTACAATCCGGAGCAACACCTGGGCGGCGCCGTCTATGTGTTCCTGCGCGGCATGCAGGGTCCAGCAGCGGGCACGGTCTTCGACCGGCCGGCGACGGAGTTGATTGAAAGGCTGGATGCGATGTTTGGAGGCGAGGGGTGA